In Gadus chalcogrammus isolate NIFS_2021 chromosome 13, NIFS_Gcha_1.0, whole genome shotgun sequence, the genomic stretch CCTCATAATAGTTCTGATTAGCCTTTTAGTAAATATTGTACAAAGTCAAACATTGACTAACATTGTCAAACACTCTCTCAGCCACGTGCCTCAAAGCGCTTGGGGGGCTCTTCCATCCCATCAGCTATCAGACTCTATAAAACACCTCAACCCCCCGCTCCCAACGTCCCCAACGTCCCAACAGCCCCTTTTTCCCGACCTGATTAAGGTCTAAACCCCACATCTAAGGACTGCACCTATTGTTaaccttgttatttgttatttatttaattaatcttTCGATTACTTCAGGGACCCTGCACATTtggcacatttatatttatacttatatttatattatacctcatatttcatcacttatttatttatttatttatttatttacttaacacacaggtcacctacaAACGGACAGTTACAtgtatactatatagtatgttttttttatcttatctttattttatcttattcaaaaagttttgtactataattttatttaaaatgagtAAATCTATTGTATATATACTGCTTTTCGCACTTCTCTTTCCCCACTGTACTGCTGGTCACCTGTGAATTTCTCccaagggggattaataaaggactatcttatcttatcttatcttatcttattgaTAATTGCTTGAACTTGCTGTTTTATTTCCACAGATTTATTCAGATTTTATCTCTTCTTTATCATTCTAGAAATCATGCAATTCAAATCTGATCAGTTCTCATAATTGGCATCCCTCTGATATTTCTTtttatctttgtgtgtctttttacagtCGGACCCCAGCCTTGAAAGGAATTTCAAAGGCCACAAGGACAGTGTGACATGTGTGGACATCAACTGTAACATGAAACAAATTGGTACATATACGTGGATTTTTTGACTTGACCTTCTCTTTTCTGTATCTGACCCTTGAAATTATTTGAAATGCTTTCTCACAGTTATGTGGCCTTTTTTATCTAATATGAAATATGGATATAGTACTTAATCTTCTCTGGACTCCTTTCAGCCACGGGCTCCAAGGACTCGTGTGTGATGATCTGGAACATGAAGCCTCAGATGAGGTCGTATCGCCTGGCAGGGCACAAAGACGCCGTCACCTGCGTCCACTTCTCTCCCTCGGGTCACCTGGTGGCCTCTGCCTCCAGAGACAAGACTGTACGGCTCTGGGTTCCCAGTCTGTAAGTATCCAGCTAAAGCAGCTTCACCTTGCTGCCCCTTAACTGCAAAAAATACAATGGCCGCACAGGCACACTTTCCTGATAAATCTTTCTATTTGGCTATTATCTAGCATTCATCCACAatttccgtttttttttgtgaatttgTAACTAGGTGGGGTCCTGGACGATGCATTATTGCAgcccttttccttttccttGATGATCATTTCGGGGAAATTTTTAGTCGATGCTTACGGAGAGTCCTGCTTGTCCGAAAAGCTCAGTGTACAGAGCCGACTTCCCATAACAACATTTTTCCGTTCTGTTTAATCAGCACAGTGTACAACAACGCATAGATCAAAGGGGTTGTCGGTGCATAGAAGTATAGAATGTGGTGATTACAGATGGGGGATTATAGTATGTTTTGTGTGGTTTATGTAGGAAGGCTGAATCCACGTCGTTCCGCGCTCACATAGGCACCGTGCGAAGCGTCAACTTCTCGGCCGACGGACAGTCGCTGGTCACAGCGTCCGACGACAAGACCATCAAAGTTTGGACGGTGCACAGACAGAAGTTCCTCTTCTCCCTCAGTCAGCACATCAACTGGGTCCGCTGTGCCAAGTACGAGCGAAGTCTAACACACGCGTGCACCCTTACTCACAGCAGACATGTTTCTCTCCCCTCAGTCTGGGAAACTTTTCTTAATCACATATTCGCTAACAATGAATTCTCAAGCCTTGTATTTCTGAGAAACCAAACCTTTGATTCCTCAAACATTCATTTCCACTACTCACTGCTCTCAGATAAGATGGGGCTGCGGGGTCTAATTTAAGGAGGGAAAAAGGCTTCTTCGTGACATTTTCTTTTGACAGGTTTTCTCCAGACGGCCGCTTGATTGTGTCGTCAAGCGACGATAAAACCGTGAAGCTGTGGGACAGGAACAGCAGGGAGTGTGTCCACTCTTTCTACGAGCACGCAGGGTGAGCCTCTACAAAGAAGAACATTCAGAATGTTTCCAGGGTCACATGCACACTTATTTGATACTTAGTTTTAACCCATTAACTAAGTAAATGATTTTTAATAGTTAAAAAATTACATGAAACAATGTAATTTTTTATCATGGACAGGTTTACTTATCAATGAAAACTCTTTAATCTTGGCATACTTCTACTAATTCTGCATTCTAGCTATGCAAACCACGTGGAGTTCCACCCCAGTGGGACATGTATCGCAGCCGCCAGCACGGACAATTCGGTCAAGGTGTGGGACATACGCACCCACAAGATGCTGCAGCACTATCCAGGTAAGCACCAGCTTAGAAAGGCTTAGTCTAAGCCTACGTGCTCAAATGAGACGTATCAggattatgtatgtatgtatgtatgtatgtatgtatgtatgtatgtatgtatgtatgtatgtatgtatgtatgtatgtatgtatgtatgtatgtacacatTAAAGCAGCAGTCAGAGATCACAGGATTTGCCGTTCATCATATGTTCTGAATTTATCATATTaactttatatataaaaaaaaaaaaattaactgtTAGATTGACTCGAACCAGGCACGTTTTTGTCTAGTCTCACAATGGAAACTTATCTTTTCATCATGCTGCCTTTCTGTCTACTTGGAAGATCATTGTTATTCTCTTTCCTAAAGAGATTGCATATGTTAAATCTTATAATGGGTACAGCTGTCAAGCGATGGAACAAAGTGAGACATTAAGACAATGTCTATGTATTTTTCTCAACTTAATTTGTCCTTCTATTTTGATATTTTTCTATTCTGTATCAATATCTTGCTATCATCGGTTAGTCATATTAGTCATTCTCTCCATTGTGTTATTAACTAATCAACTGCAATGTTTGGGAGTCCAGGATTCCAACACAGAATAGTTGTGACAAATACAAGGGATAAAGTAAAAGTGAACCTTTTAAAGGTATAGACCACTTTTGATCGCATGTCAACAGCGTCATAAGCCCTTTACCCTCTAACTTCTGGGGTAACATAGTAAAAACAGTAATTCAGTACAGTCCTAAAATTTATTGATATTTCCATATCGATCAAGCTTACTACGATGTGCTTCTTGGGCAGGTGGCTCATGTCAGTCATCAAACTGTGTTTCCCACACGTAGTCATTTTTACGAGGGTAattttcaaatctttttttaaacaccaccagagggcgctaaATATCTATTAACTTCAATTGTTGCTTGCGAGTCATCGCACCTCTGCTTTTCTAGCCACCACAAATAAATGTGTATAACAAAATACCCTAAACAAACGAGGAATAATGGTCTGCCCATATTATATTTATGATTCATTGAAAAGTGAAACGTGTTAAACTCTCCAGGCATAACAATCAGCAACTTAACCGTTTGTATAACTGTTGTTGTGTCATCAATACCAgaggaaaagtgtgtgtgtgtgtgtgtgtgtgtgtgtgtgtgtgtgtgtgtgtgtgtgtgtgtgtgtgtgtgtgtgtgtgtgtgtgtgtgtgtgtgtgtgtgtgtgtgtgtgtgtgtgtgtgtgtgtgtgtgtgtgtcagttcacAGTGGTGCTGTGAACAGCCTGTCTTTCCATCCATCTGGAAACTTCTTGATCACGGCTGCCAATGATTCCACTTTGAAGATAATGGACCTTTTAGAGGGAAAACTCCTCTATACCCTCCATGGACATCAGGTACACGCGCACAGGTTTAATGTATTGTCACAAAAGTACTTTTGCATAAGATATCTGCCAAAGGCCGGTTGTTTTtattgtcgtgtgtgtgtgtgtgtgtgtgtgtgtgtgtgtgtgtgtgtgtgtgtgtgtgtgtgtgtgtgtgtgtgtgtgtgtgtgtgtgtgtgtgtgtgtgtgtgtgtgtgtgtgtgtgtgtgtgtgtgtgtgtgtgtgatgccttTTTATGTGATGTATTTATGTACTTGCCAGGCTAGAAAGCAGGCGGCCCACTCAGTGACTCATTGCAGTTTTGTTGGAAGGAAACTGAACTCGTTTTTttccctctgttcctctctgtcctctcctacTTCTACTTCAACCCGTTCTgccttcctcatcatcatcatcatcatcatcctccaaTTCCTCACCCACATCCACTTCCTccatcctttgtgtgtgtgtgtgtgtgtgtgtgtgtgtgtgtgtgtgtgtgtgtgtgtgtgtgtgtgtgtgtgtgtgtgtgtgtgtgtgtgtgtgtgtgtgtgtgtgtgtgtgtgtgtgtgtgtcagataaaTTGACAATGTAGACCGATTAACTTGTTAGGGGATGTAAATTACACGGGTGACATTGTCATTCAATACCTATGTGGTTGTCAATTTGAGACATTATTAAGGgagtttcaaatgtttttgtcTCGCTATATACTCTGCAAGCTTAGAATATAAACAGAATGTCACGACATTGTAGCAGGAAGCTCCATTAGAAAATTAATTCTCATCACAAGTGCTATTCGTGCAATGGTTTGTCAGATTTTCTAATTGAACGCCTATTTATTTAACTAACTGTTGTGGCCAACCTTAATTCTTGGCTCTTGACTTTCTACTGTCTGTACTAGCCGcatgcaagcacatacacacatacacttttcTGCAGTAATTGTCtgattctctttctctttatttcaCAAGCTGTATCCTAGTCTCCCTTGCTCATCCTAAAGGCaataaaacgtgtgtgtgtgtgtgtgtgtgtgtgtgtgtgtgtgtgtgtgtgtgtgtgtgtgtgtgtgtgtgtgtgtgtgtgtgtgtgtgtgtgtgtgtgtgtgtgtgtgtgtgtgtgtgtgtgtcatttctctctttccttctgccTTCTGGTCCAGTTGTGTTTCTGCCAGTCTGTTGGGGCCAGGAACACTTAGGGTGTTAATTGCTGCTACAGCCACAGAGCCAGAGATGGGAGGGACCCCCGTCTGTTCacatgtcgtgtgtgtgtacacgggGAGGCTTGCCTTTTGAAGGGACCAACATGTTGTTCCTGAAGCCGCAGGGAGACCCTGTGTGAAGATGCTTCAAAATTCACTTTAGCACAATTGATTTCCAGGCCCCCTTATATCCACCTGATTTACGAGGTTAAGGACAACAACGCGATCTAAAGGCAACTTGATGTGTTCTATCTTCTAACTGAGTCCCTCAAATGAGTAACTTAACCTGCAATAGGCAAGTTTTCCCATCAGCAATGTCCTGTGACTTGAAATGTAGCTATAGTTCAAGCTATTTCATTGGGTCAGATTGTAGGAAAGACTTTTTATTAGACTACATAGCTGCAGTAGAAAAGTGTATAATGATACATTATAGCTTCGCCCACATGCCACACTATAGCAACAACATGCACCACAATGCCAAACTATAGCTACGCCACATGACTCACTATAGCAACACCATAGACAATGCTACACTATAGCCACGCCACATGACTCACTATAGCAACATCAGACACAATGCTACATTATAGCTACGGCACATGCCCCACTATAGCAACACCAGTCTACCAAATGCTATACTATGGCGACGCCACATGCCACGCTATAGCAGCCCCAGACACAACGCTACACCCCAGGCCACGCTACAGCAGCCCCAGACATCACAATGCTACACTATAGCTACGCCAACATTCTACACTAAAGATACACTCCCAACCACGCTACACCATAGCTACTCAACCATGCTGTGAAAGTCAAGAGTGGAATGTAGTGTAAAGTAGGTTTGAATACGCCTCTGCAGTTTGAGttaacagaacaacaacaacaacaaaagcggCAGCGTTTCTCGTTGCAAACGTGAAAAAAAGGATCCATCTAATTTATTTTCATGCTAGACCATGTGGGGTCTGTCTGGTGTCTGCAGCTCCTCTAGTCAACACATGACACATGCCAGTGGGGTTCACGGCTctttcacactgtgtgtgtgtgtgtgtgtgtgtgtgtgtgtgtgtgtgtgtgtgtgtgtgtgtgtgtgtgtgtgtgtgtgtgtgtgtgtgtgtgtgtgtgtgtgtgtgtgtgtgtgtgtgtgtgtgtgtgtgtgcgttcatgcgtgTGCGGTTAGTGTACATgcttgtgttcagtgtgtgtgtggccatgtcCTATGCCAGGCAGGCAGCGGGTATTAGTCAGAGCAAAGACAGAACATGCTGTTTGTCAGGCCGTCGCGTTGCCATAGTGACACCGTCTGCTTGTCCCAGGTGCTTCTGGGAAACCATTCCTCACCCAAACCAGGCTGTCTGGTCTCCCACCAAGGCTCCCTGCTCCCCTCCTCAGCCCCTCTTCTTTCTCCCTGTTTTGTTGCGTCTGTGTACGTTCCTTTTTATTTGACGCTTTTGTGTTTTGGTCATCTGTAAACACGGGCTCAGGATGGCATTGTTGactttctataaaaaaaataatacaaaagatAAGGGAGTGATTTGAGATTTAATTGGATTTTAGCTTATGCTTGTCTGGTAACCAAAGGGAGGAGAATGGCTTTAAGGGCAGTCTTGAGTCTGATTTTCTGAGAATAGATGCACAACATGAAGTGATATTGCATCATAGCAGTCCCAGTCATTCTCAGAAAATTCAGGTGCCTTAGCACCTGAATTTTCTACTTtcaattgttattttttgtgttaagaAAGGCACTACTTcacatattgttattattactattcaCATCTGCCTGATCATAACCTGTGAAGTCATTTATTTCCCAAAAATAtatcaaaattaatttaaaaagccTGCAATTCTTTTATTCTTCTGAGTAAATGTTAAATAGATTAATGTTTATGAAATTGTATCAGTTTGTCTTGCCGTCTCTCTATGCTCTGTCTCTGTTGTTCTTTCTATCTGTATTTATCtttcgcttgctctctctctatctgtgtctatTCAGGGCCCTGCCTCTTGCGTGGTGTTTTCCCGGACCGGAGAGTACTTTGCCTCTGGCGGTAACGACGACCAGGTAACGTCCGCTTCACGTGTTCACCCCAACAGAATGCAAAATGAGAGGCTACGGAGCCTGAAGACGATATGGTGCACCCCTAGCTGCTATGGCCTGTCACTGCTAGGCACACAGGTCATGACCGAGTGACTGTGAAGATGATTTAAAAGGTTTTATTTCAACTTCTCATATAAGATTGGGTCAGATTCTTCTGTCTTTTGGGTTGCATTTTCCAGTTCATGAAGGGATAGTGTCTACATGTCCTTGATCGCTTGATAGATCCACACCAGTGGATTTCatgaaaaatgtgtttgttatAATCAATGTCGATGGGGAACATTATGtattttgaaaaagaaaaaagctttAAGCGGGCAGGCCTGCACTAATATATTAAATTTTTCCCCATTCCAATAGGTGATGGTCTGGAAGAGTAACTTTGACTGTACCACGTGTGAGGACGTCAGGTTCCAGCACAATACCGCACCCGGCCAGCAGGGCATCTCGGCCAACTCAACGGCCCATGTCCCCCACCCCTCACGGGCCCCGAAGCCCCGCAGTCAGGTACCTGCAGGCAGCGGGCCAAGGGCTCACCCTTTAAACAGGCCATCGTGTCTGTCTGTTCCTCATGCACTATGCAGGTTACCTTCTGATGAATCACTCCACCGTACAGCATAATTCAGCTTCCTCGCTGTGTTCATTTCCTTTCGCGGTTTGTCATTGAATACGATTtacattgatttaaaaaaaggtgACCATATGTCAAGCTAGGGCATAAAACTGTTTGAGATTAAGGTGTATAACTGTTTAACACAACAtgagctatatgagtaggtctacATCAGAAAAGTTGTAGGTACATACCACTTGTCGAAAGCATTGTATTCTACTTGCTTCGTTTTAGCGGTTGACCTTTTTAAAACTATTGATGACTGCCCTTGGTTTTGCTCGACGCATAAAATGAGCTTGCATACAAGCACCAATCACTCCTTTTGTCTTTATGCTAATTCCGTTTGACTGTCATACATGTCGCTGCTTTGCTCAGGATCGCTGAGTCCACAAATCAGCTGAAATGACAGCAACTTTCTACCGTTGCCTAGCAACTGACAATACTCCCAAGCAGATTGACCCCATTTAAGTCCTCTAATGCTTCTGGTCAGGTTGACAAGTCGGGCGTAATTATCTGAATTGGTTCTGTATCTATAATGGTGACAAAAAAGCGGGGTTATTTCGTCTTTCTTAGTGGCTGCTCAAGTCTCTCCAGAGGGATTTGGACTAGTGCCGTAGTGCACTGCGGTGATTGTAAAAGCTGCTTatggcggacacacacacacacacacacacacacacacacacacacacacacacacacacacacacacacacacacacacacacacacacacacacacacacacacacacacacacacacacacacacacacacacacacacacacacaccagagagtcTGCTGGTACATTAAGTATATTCCCTCTGTGAACATGTGTTCTTTGAAGTGTGTACCGAGACTGAAAGGTGCACTCATATCCCCCACACAGACAGGGGGGCTCATCAGGAAGATGTCCAGTCACTCCCACGCCTCTCCCTCGGAGGAGGTCGGAAaagtgtattttcttttttttaaccctacTTGACTATGTCTAAAACATAAGGAGAGATCTTGAGACTTCTCCTAATGGTTATCCGATCTTTTCCCCAGGATTTTCCGCAGTTGGTGTGCATATTGTTTTTGGATAAGGCTAACGAAAGACagaaaatgaatgtgttttCCATCCATTTTCCATCTTGAAACTATACGGTTCTGTTAGAACTAtcaagtcatttagcagatgcttcaGTTCAAAGGGGCATACCGTGAACACCGATGAATCTAATTACAGAGCCGGTATAGGTGTTGGGGACCTTGCTCAAGAACGGCTACAGGTGGGCTACGGACAtgagggatcaaacccagtaaaACAGCCGAAGCAttgcaccacccccctcccttgtTTGTTATCTGTGAGGAAGGAACTGGAAGTGGCGGCCGGTCAGCCACAGGGCTTTGGTGACGAGAGATTGACGTTGTTTTTCAAAGAAAGAGTGAGTTTCACCTCACCCTGCCCCTGAGCAACCACCGTTGTTGGATCAAATGATTGATTGGCCGTGCCTGCTATATGGCCTGACACTCCAACTCCCTTGAAGTCAAACTTGTGTTacagtgtttttttgtattactATTCTTTTTTACAATGTCATGCTTGTTTTATTGACCTGCATCCCCTTGCTGGCCTCTTGATGAACAGGCCCGTGCTGGAGGCCGTAGAACACGGGCAGAGGAAGGAACCCAACAAAGGAACTGTTGGACCGAGGGAGAGGGGAGTACCTGATCAAgcgatgaagaggagggagggagggataggggAGACTATTCTATTAGCGGCGTTTAAATATTTAAAGGCATTGTCAAgttgacacacgcacgcacgcaggcacgcgcaCGCTGCAGAACCAAATGACATGGGTTGGATTTCAGTCCTTTCGACTGATGCAGTGTTACTTACATCAACAAGGGCACTTCCAAGGTCTTCACCCTCTCtataacacgcacgcacggccGCACGCTAACACACGTGCGCGttgacacgcatgcacactaacacacgtgcacactaacacacacatgcgcgcgctcACACCATCTCAAGGTGCTCATGTCCTGAAGGGAGGTTTAGTTGGGTAGTATCTGGTGTGTGACCTCACCCAACCCGAGTCTCCGGTTGTTGTGATCAATGAGCCTCAGATACActgcgctgctgctgctaggTCTCTGGCTGTTGTTTATGGAGCTGGCAACGGCACCAGCGCAGAGCAGACCTCAAATACTTGGATGTGCAAAGCAAAAGCAAGAGACCTCATGATGTTTAGGTTATagagacaaagaaaaacaagtgtCAATGGGTATCTTTCTCATCCCCCAGTAAAGGAATACAATGCTGTAGAGCGATTTTTTTTTAGGTTATTTTGTTAGCAATGGCCATTCAAGCTGATTGCTTGAATCAGCTATTAATAggtgaaatgctctgtgagactgtctgttctggttgactgcacacctgcctctgtatgacaCCATTTAGGTTTTATACCActcctttctgaccaatcaagacatctcttccctgattggtaaGGGGGATAAGTATTGGTTCTCAATCACACATGTGTAAAAAGAAACATTTCGCAATGGCCGGGAAtctaagggagggagagagagagggagggagggagagagaagatgagGGGGCACAGAGCGAATGTgtgttttaattttaatttt encodes the following:
- the LOC130402447 gene encoding POC1 centriolar protein homolog A-like, whose amino-acid sequence is MSTALSDPSLERNFKGHKDSVTCVDINCNMKQIATGSKDSCVMIWNMKPQMRSYRLAGHKDAVTCVHFSPSGHLVASASRDKTVRLWVPSLKAESTSFRAHIGTVRSVNFSADGQSLVTASDDKTIKVWTVHRQKFLFSLSQHINWVRCAKFSPDGRLIVSSSDDKTVKLWDRNSRECVHSFYEHAGYANHVEFHPSGTCIAAASTDNSVKVWDIRTHKMLQHYPVHSGAVNSLSFHPSGNFLITAANDSTLKIMDLLEGKLLYTLHGHQGPASCVVFSRTGEYFASGGNDDQVMVWKSNFDCTTCEDVRFQHNTAPGQQGISANSTAHVPHPSRAPKPRSQTCNVAEVSNTTDWHTVSHPHNPGPSSHNKTAHSQSIRAPSTHQPPPQAQASSPQHQAQTQTSDGGVSSALSSTLERIVNQLDILTQTVSILEQRLTLTEDKLKECLENQVDIVQQQQQLHSQG